Part of the Saccharomyces mikatae IFO 1815 strain IFO1815 genome assembly, chromosome: 1 genome is shown below.
CCAGACAGTCAAACTTTAATCTTTTAAGGGTAGGatctgaaatttttctatcTGTTTCCTGATTGAGCGGTCTTGTCAAAACACCTCTCGCGTTGGGAGACCAAGGTATTAAACCTATTCCATGTTTTTTGGCAAATGGAATCAACTCACGTTCATCTTCACGATAAAGAAGACTGTAACATGACTGTGAACATATAAACTTGGTCCAGTCATGTTTTTCTGCAATAAACTGTAACTCGGCAAATTCAGTGGCCAACATTGAAGAAGCACCAATGTACCGAGTATACCCTAGCCCCACAACATCATTTAGGGCTTTCATAATCTCTTCCATGGGTGTATCGTGGTCCAATCTGTGGATCTGCAAGACATCGATGTAAGTTCCTAATCTTTCGACAGAATTCTTTGCAGCCTCAAGTATATGTTTGCGAGACAGACCAGTTTGGTTGACCAGTCCAAGCATGTCAGATTCACTGATTTTTGCAGAGTGTGTAAGCTTTAGGCTCTCATCTACAGGGTAATAGACCTTCGTTAAGATAACAAcagtttctcttttgatCTTATAATGCTTCAAAAACTCCCCTAGGATACGTTCACTTAGACCATTAGAATATACATCAGCAGTGTCGAAGGTCCTCATACCACTATCGTAGCAGTGCTTTAGGAtctcaaagattttttccttctcatCAATGACCCATTCTGCCCAATCCTTGGACCCATAGGACATGCAACCCACCAAAATAGGTGAAATTTTTAAGCCTGAATTTCCCAGTCTCACTGGTTTAGGGTATGACTTTGACATATTTACCGTTCAATCCTACtatcttcttctctctCCGAGCTCGAGAATAAGAAATGCAAAACCAGGAAACACAAGTAAAAGAcaacgaagaaaagaaaaatacagtTTCTGCCTTCTTATATAAGGTGCCACCACCAATACGAAATCGAAATCGAAATTGAATGAAACTCGTAGGTTGGCACATGTGTATCGCTGATAATGCTAACCCACGGAACAGGATGCGAATAAGTGGTCAGGCATAGTCGGCCGAGCTTCAACTGACTATATGGCGGCCGAGCTTCGGCCGACTATATGGCGGCATCAGATTTCTGACGTTAGTAGTAAACGATTGATTGATCCAATAGGTTATAAGTGGAGTGGGAGAAAGTCGGGTATATACGCAGCACGTTTGAATGTACGCTTCTCTTGAAGCAATGGACGGGCAAGACATTTTGAATGAGTTCCGGTTACCTAgacaatttcaaaaacatcTTTTTTGTCGATGTGCTGGAGTATTTGAATATACTCAACATCGTTGAAGATATGGACGGATTAGTAGATGTGGAATTTCAGAACGTCTGTAAATCTTCTACATCGTCAACTAGCATTCAGCTGGCCCACTGTTCTAGCCAACAAGATGCAGGGTTGGGGGCTCTGAGCCCAAAGAAGGAATGCTTCTTGGTGGAATGGACCAATCCTGATGATCCAGATCACCCACACAATTGGTCAAACCTTAAGAAAGGTTTCATTATGTTcgaaattttgtttttaacaTGCGTGACGTACATGGGATCTTCGATCTATACACCCGGCCAGCAAGCTATCCAGTCGCAGTTCAAGGTCCGCAACGTGGTCGCAACATTGAACCTTTCCATATATGTCTTGGGCTATAGAATGGGACCGATCTTCTTGGCGCCCTTTTCTGAATTCGCCACCATAGGAAGACAAACTATTTACATAATTACGTTATTCGTGTTTATTATGTTCCAGATCGGTTGTGCAACAGTGGAGAACATAGGCGGTCTTATTGTCATGCGATTCATTAGTGGCGTACTTTATCACCTGCACTGTCCACTGGCGCTGTGAGCATTAGAGACGTCATCAgcgatgaaaaaaaaattcctttGGTGATGGGGCTATGGTCCATTGGTGCGGTGCTAGCTCCTGTCATGGCCCCATTATTGGGAGCATCTATGATGGTTGCAAAAGGTTGGAGATACATTTTTTGGCTACTAACTTGGGTGGCTACTGCAAATTTTGTtctgttgtttttcttccttccTGAAACATTATCAGACAATGTACTTTACCGGAGATGCCgaaggataaaaaaaatgacagGCATAGACGCATACTGCACACTTAGGCAGCAAGACGAAAAGAGACTTGATATATTGCAATTCCTTCTCGAAGCTATTTTAAGACCGTTCAGAATAATTGCccgaaagaaaaaattgtagCTTGTTTCGATGCCTACATGGCTTTGTTATATGGATCCTTGTATTTATTCGTCGAGTCATTCCCACTAGTGTTTGTTGACATCTACCACTTTAGTCTGGTTGAAATGGGTGTTGCATATATGGGCTTTACTGCCGGCTGCATATTTGGATATCTTGCCTTGtacatttttcaaacaaaatttaTTGATCCTAAATTTGATAGCGACGCATTCGAACCGGAGTTCCTTTTGCCGTTAAATATGGTTTTGGGTTGGATATTCCCTTTATCactatttttatttggCTGGGCAGCTTCTGTGCCTTGGATGCTTGTCGAATTATCTCTGTTTTTGTTCATGTTCGCGGTgttcattcttttccaaatctcATTTTCATATCTTGCTATGTGCTATCTCTGTCATGTTGCATCTGTTTTTGCTGGCAGCGCCCTAACAAGATCGCTATTTGCTTGTGCCTTCCCTCTATTTGGCACTGCAATGTATAATGACCTTGCCATTGAACACTACCCTGTTGCTTGGGGTTCCTCCTTAGTTGGGTTTGTCGCATTGGGCCTGTCAGTGATTCCATTGTGCTTTTCAAGTACGGTAAGTCTTTGAGAGGCAATTCTTATTTTGCAAACTAAAATTTTCGAACACCGTTACTGCAAGGTGCTTCTCAATTGCCGAAAATGAATCCATGTACTCAGCACTCGATCTATCACTGCTACTTTCAACAACCGaaatttgaagttttgAAGCCCGAATTTCTAACCATAACATCCGTTCTAGGTGTTATCAGTTGCACATCTTTGACTTTTGTACTTTGAAGGCTCATATAGGAGACCCAATATTATGGATATATTTGAGAGATGGTTGAGAATAGCTGAGAGTAGCTGAGTCTAGAATATTCCTACCTTCATAtaataatttgaatatcTTTTTTGGCATCTAATGTTGAATTCTGCACAGCCATTACCAAAATCTTCGTGAGTAATTTTACAGTCACCACATCCTTGCCATCACTGCTATAGTCCTCATCAATTGTTCATCACCTTGCAGGACCAATACATTAAGTTTACTTTCGAAAATCCAAAATGTCCGGAAAAGTATGGAAACGATATATACCCTTATAGAAATATTCTTAAGTTGTTTCCTCTCATTCGTCAGCCATTTCACAATAATACCAAGGTAACAGACTGATTTCGAAGTTGTTTAGTATGTTCTATACACCGTAAAAAAACACCTTTTCTGTGAACGACGGTGGCTCTGACCAGTAGTTGTCGCGGTGACCTTTGGAAAGAGACACCATTGAAATAGTTGCTAAAGCCAATATGAGCCATGCTAATTGCCCGTTCTCGGTTATTAGCAACGTTAGTCCTGTTGCGATTTACTCGAACCTTAGATAAATAATGCgcaaaatatacaaaatcGACCGTTTCAGCCCCACTTGCACAATGGTCAGAAATCAATATGTAGTATATATTCGAAGactttctttaaaaatttccaGAGAATAGTAAGCTATATACATACACTACTTATGGAACTCCTTGTCATAGTCGACTAAAGTGAATCTATATTTGACATCACCTTTTTCCATTCTTGTAAAAGCTCGATGAACGCCTTCTTCACCAATTGGAAGTTCTTCCACCCATATCTTGACATTCTTTTCGGAAACTAGCTCCAACAattgttcaatttcttttctggaGCCAATAGCACTGCTGGAGATGGAGACTCCCATCAGGCCCAATGGTTGCAGAACAAGTTTCTCACCATGTTCTGGAGCAGCAATAGAAACTATAGAACCCCCAATCTTCATCACCTTAATGACACTGTCAAAATTAACCTCAGtgagagaagaagaacaaatgaCAAGAAGATCCAAAGTATTAAAGTATTTTTTGGTCCAGTCCTTATCCTCTAACGTGGCAATATAATGATCAGCACCAAGTCTCATAGAGTCCTCCTTCTTGGATTGGCCACGAGAGAAGGCATAAACCTCGGCACCCATAGCCTTTGCTAACAGAATACCCATATGACCAATACCACCGATACCCACAATTCCTACCTTCTTACCTGGACCACACCCGTTTCTTAATAGCGGAGAGAACACAGTAATACCACCACACAGTAATGGAGCGGCCAATGGACTTGGAATGTTCTCCGGAATTGGAATAGCAAAATGCTCATGAAGTCTCACGTGGGATGCAAAGCCTCCTTGTGCAATATACCCGTCCTTGTATGGCGTCCACATGGTAAGAACATGGTCAACTGTGCAATATTGTTCGTTATCACTTTTGCAACGTTCGCATTCAAGACATGCCAAAGCTTGGGCACCAACGCCAACACGGTCTCCGATTTTTATCCCCGTGTGGCACTTGGGACCTACCTTTACCACGCGACCAATTATTTCATGTCCAAGAACTTGGTTTTTTGGAACTGGACCCCAATTGCCAGCTGCTATGTGAAAATCAGATCCGCAGATACCACAATCTTCgatttcaatatcaatatcGTGGTCAGCAAAGGGTTTAGGATCAAAAGTCACTAATGTAGGGTGCTTCCAATCTTCTGCATTGGATATACCGATACCTTAAAACTTTTCTGGATaagacattttttttttcactttttcgTGTTAGTCAACAGTTTTatactttcttcatttcaGTAGCATCAAACAACATCAAAAGCAATGCACATTCCTGCTTCTTTTATAGTTTTATCTTCAGTGTTAGGTTCCCAATTAGTGGCGTCTGCTTTAACTTCATTTCGGCCCTATTGTGCGGCCGAAATGAAGATGTGCTTCGGCCGATCCGCTATAAGGCACTGGCACTAAATACCAAGCTTCTCCTTCGACCAACTTGGCGCAGCTATTTATAGGAGTAAACTATCATCATATTCTCTGTGCTCCGATTACAACTAACCAAAAATAATGCCGCATTATTATATTCTACAGTCTATTTGAAAGTAGCTCCTCGACTCTACCCCTGTCCTATCTACATATACGCTTTCTACACTCTGTCTCTCACTATTGGATGCATACAAGTACCTGATCGATTCAGGAGTACTGATATTCATAGAACCAAACATAGAGTTTATATTACTATGACTTAGTATGCATAGAAGCTGTTCTGCTAAAGAACcttaaatttgaaagtgaCACATAAGGGTGAACAACTCCGGGCAACCTATTTATACGAAAGATCAACAAGTCTAAAAATACATAGCGGGCATTCGCCATACATTGGCATATATCGTCAAAGCGATATCTTTAACTCCTTTCTCTAGAAGTATTGTTCAGAACACTGCCTTTCCTACTTATATATTCCGTCGCTCAAGCGCACATGCATCTAAATGACACTGCAGCTGAAACAACTTTCGTTGAGTCATTTGTACTCTGGATAACCGTTTATGCACTGCAATTGATCAAGTAAGTtcataatattaatatacatCTGCATATATCAAACTATTTATACcatccaaaaaaaaaatcttttttttttttcatttttcgtTACCTTTCAATATCTATATTATTTCATTCGTAAAAGAGTCTATCTTTAGTTAGCGATGGTGTAGATACCGTCCTTGGATAAAGCACTAGAAATAGCTGGCTTTAATCTGCTGGAGTACCATGGCACACCAGTAATCATTCTGGTGACTTGGTCTGGAGCAATACCGGTCAACATGGTGGTGAAATCACCGTAGTTGAAAACAGCTTCTGCAATTTCGATTGGGTAGGTTTCAGTTGGGTGGGCGGCttggaaagaataatattgGGCCAAATGAGCTCTGATATCAGAGACGTAGACACCCAATTCGACCAAGTTGACTTTTTCGTCAGATTGAGCCAAAGTGGTGGTGGCAGAGACACCGGCAGCGATGGCAGCGACGCCAGCGGCGATTGAAGTTAATTTGAccattttatttgttttgtttcttagtGGTGATATGGACTTACATATGAGTAAGGGAAGGACGGAATATTCTCAGATAGGTGACCATAGCAGCCCTATTTATATGAACTTCCTAGCCAATTTTCCTTCCCAAACAAGACATCACCTGGAGCCTGCTTTTCATATCAAATCCCTCAAGTGACTACTCTGGTCTCACCCACCCCTTTAGTTCTGTTACTATTGAGACGTTTCTGTACTGGAGCGATGCGTCTTTTCCTATGTCCCGTATACGAGACGCACGCTCTATATTGCCTACATCTTTCGTTGCTTTCTCAGGGCACAAGAATGTTCTTTCACAGCGGAGATACATTAAAAGATACCTTTTAGGTGCCTTTAGATACATCTGCAGCTGTCAGCCAAGAAATAAAGCCAAAAAACAAGTTTGGCTTGAACCCTCGTTCAGAGGTCATTTAACTTTCATACTAAACGGTTGCCACGGAAAATTGTAGATATATCTCTTcttaaaatagaaaataagaaacttATTAAGTAACGAAGTCGTATATTCTAGGGGCCTACAGTCTTATACACGATCATAAAATTatcgaagaaaataaatgaatGTATGCTTGAGGTGCTACAAAACCGTGGGTTCTGA
Proteins encoded:
- the SMKI01G0030 gene encoding aldo/keto reductase — translated: MSKSYPKPVRLGNSGLKISPILVGCMSYGSKDWAEWVIDEKEKIFEILKHCYDSGMRTFDTADVYSNGLSERILGEFLKHYKIKRETVVILTKVYYPVDESLKLTHSAKISESDMLGLVNQTGLSRKHILEAAKNSVERLGTYIDVLQIHRLDHDTPMEEIMKALNDVVGLGYTRYIGASSMLATEFAELQFIAEKHDWTKFICSQSCYSLLYREDERELIPFAKKHGIGLIPWSPNARGVLTRPLNQETDRKISDPTLKRLKFDCLESHEKRIVNRVEEVAKKKGISMAMVSIAWVLSKGACPIVGLNSIERVDEAIRAVDVQLTEEEIQYLEELYKPTYLKY
- the SMKI01G0040 gene encoding uncharacterized protein, which codes for MWTPYKDGYIAQGGFASHVRLHEHFAIPIPENIPSPLAAPLLCGGITVFSPLLRNGCGPGKKVGIVGIGGIGHMGILLAKAMGAEVYAFSRGQSKKEDSMRLGADHYIATLEDKDWTKKYFNTLDLLVICSSSLTEVNFDSVIKVMKIGGSIVSIAAPEHGEKLVLQPLGLMGVSISSSAIGSRKEIEQLLELVSEKNVKIWVEELPIGEEGVHRAFTRMEKGDVKYRFTLVDYDKEFHK
- the SMKI01G0050 gene encoding SRP1/TIP1 family protein, yielding MVKLTSIAAGVAAIAAGVSATTTLAQSDEKVNLVELGVYVSDIRAHLAQYYSFQAAHPTETYPIEIAEAVFNYGDFTTMLTGIAPDQVTRMITGVPWYSSRLKPAISSALSKDGIYTIAN